The Argonema galeatum A003/A1 genome includes a window with the following:
- a CDS encoding YciI family protein produces MPKYVLWGSYCEDVLEKRAPYRQAHLDGLAVQKQSGVLITIGPTKDLTKVFGIYEAPDEATVRQLIEADPYWQNGIWTEYEVREWIQGI; encoded by the coding sequence ATGCCTAAGTATGTGTTGTGGGGAAGTTATTGCGAGGATGTCCTAGAAAAACGAGCACCTTACCGCCAAGCTCATTTAGATGGACTTGCCGTCCAAAAACAATCTGGTGTCCTGATTACGATCGGCCCCACCAAGGATTTGACCAAAGTCTTCGGTATTTACGAAGCACCAGACGAAGCTACCGTCCGCCAGTTGATTGAAGCCGATCCATATTGGCAAAACGGCATCTGGACGGAATACGAAGTGCGGGAGTGGATTCAAGGAATTTGA